A segment of the Thermoanaerobacterales bacterium genome:
GTCGACGTGGTGCGTGAAACAGGTCTTGAGACCCGGTCGCTGGTTCGGATTGCTTTGGAGGAATTGGAGGCGTGGTTTTTTGGTGACGTCCCGGCCTTGCGTACAGTATACCCTCGTATTTCGCTTCATCTTGAACGCCGAACGGGGTTCCGTGATCCTGATGCCATCCAGGGTGGGACGTGGGAGGCCTTGGATAGGATTCTAAAGCAGGCGGGGTATGCTGAGGGGCTGGCATCAAAAACCGAAGCTGCCAAGAACGTGTCACGCCATATGGATCCGGGCAGCAACAGATCCTACAGTTTTCAGGTGTTTTGTAGGGGAATTCACACACTTCTTGCCGGCCGCGATAATGTCGGTGGCCGATAACCCCCCTTTCTCGCCTCCTTCGGTTCGTGACTCCGTACATGCTAAGAACGCCTTACTAAAGGTACGGTGGATGTGAAAAAGATACTCGTCGTCTTCGGCACCCGGCCCGAGGCCATCAAGATGGCCCCGGTGGTCCTGGCTCTCAAGCAAGCGCCCCACTTCGACTGCCGGGTCGCCGTCACCGCCCAGCACCGTGAGATGCTCGACCAGGTCCTCGACCTCTTCGGCATCGTCCCCGACCACGACCTGGACATCATGCGCGACCGGCAGAGCCTCTTCGACATCACGACCCGCGCCCTGGACGGGCTGCGGCGCGTCCTGGAGCTGGAGAACCCCGACATGGTCCTGGTGCACGGGGACACCACGACCACCTTCTGCGGCGCCCTGGCCGCCTTCTACCGGCAGATCCCCGTCGGCCATGTCGAGGCCGGGCTGCGCACCCGGAACAAGTTCTCCCCCTTCCCGGAGGAGATCAACCGTCACCTGACCGGGGTGCTGGCCGACCTGCACTTCGCCCCCACCCCCCGCGCGCGGGAGAACCTGCGCCGCGAGGGGGTGGACGAATCCGCCATCCTGGTCACCGGGAACACCGTCATCGACGCCCTGCTGGCCACCGTGGCCCGCCTCGGGCCCGACCCCGAGCCGGCCCCGCCCGGCCGTACCCTGCTCGTCACCACCCACCGGCGCGAGAACCTGGGCGCGCCCCTGCGCGCAGTCTACCGCGCCCTGGCCGCCCTGGTCCGGCGCTACCCCGACGTACGGGTCGTCTTCCCCGTCCACCGCAACCCAGCCGTCCGCGAGGCGGTACAGGCCGAACTCGGAGGATTGCCCCGGGTCACCCTCACCGAGCCCATGGCCTACCTCGACTTCGTACGCGAACTCCGCCGCTGCCACATAGTCCTCACCGACTCCGGCGGCCTGCAGGAGGAGGCGCCGTCCCTGGGCAAGCCGGTGCTGGTCCTGCGGGGCACGACCGAGCGCCCCGAGGCCGTCGAGGCCGGGACGGTGCGGCTGGTGGGCACGGCCTACGACGCCGTCTACGGCGCGGCGGCCGAGCTGCTCGAGGACGATGCCGCCTACCGGCGCATGGCCGAGGCCGTC
Coding sequences within it:
- the wecB gene encoding UDP-N-acetylglucosamine 2-epimerase (non-hydrolyzing), which gives rise to MDVKKILVVFGTRPEAIKMAPVVLALKQAPHFDCRVAVTAQHREMLDQVLDLFGIVPDHDLDIMRDRQSLFDITTRALDGLRRVLELENPDMVLVHGDTTTTFCGALAAFYRQIPVGHVEAGLRTRNKFSPFPEEINRHLTGVLADLHFAPTPRARENLRREGVDESAILVTGNTVIDALLATVARLGPDPEPAPPGRTLLVTTHRRENLGAPLRAVYRALAALVRRYPDVRVVFPVHRNPAVREAVQAELGGLPRVTLTEPMAYLDFVRELRRCHIVLTDSGGLQEEAPSLGKPVLVLRGTTERPEAVEAGTVRLVGTAYDAVYGAAAELLEDDAAYRRMAEAVNPYGDGRAAGRIVAALEKFLSVQGGTRLNP
- a CDS encoding DUF4276 family protein, with the translated sequence MHFEVLVEELSAKCVLDTLLPKIIGEDHGFSVHSFRGKQDLLSKLPSRLKGYSRWLPPDYRIVILVDRDNDDCRELKQRIVDVVRETGLETRSLVRIALEELEAWFFGDVPALRTVYPRISLHLERRTGFRDPDAIQGGTWEALDRILKQAGYAEGLASKTEAAKNVSRHMDPGSNRSYSFQVFCRGIHTLLAGRDNVGGR